The DNA segment GCCCAGCCAAAAAACATATCCAACAACCACAGAATAATCGCCATGACCACCACAACGACCAAAACAATCCATGTGGTATGCAATGTATCATTCTTGGTTGGCCAACTAATACGACCCAACTCAACACGGGAATCTTTCAGCAAGGTCACAAAACCCTTACCCTGTGAAGTGGTATACAGCAAAACCAATGCCACCACAACCATACCTACAATCACACCTACGCGTACCCAGACACTAGCAGCTGGCGCCCAATAGGCAGGCAGGTATTGCGGCACAATCGTCGCACCAATCAACAAGACAATCGCAAGCAACCAAAAAATAGGATCAATGGCTGAACGCGACTTAACAACATCAGCTGGCGACAAAGCACCACCCAAATTATTAATTGAGCTATTGATCGATTTGCCGACATTCGACTTATCAGTCGTTGATTGATTTTGCGGATCAGTATTCATATTTTGAGTGGCTCATTGGGTTAAACCAAAGATATACAAGGAAGTGAATATGAGCTAAATGGAGAGGCTACAGGTATTCTTTTAAAAATTGTTTCATACCAAAACATTTGGTTCAAGCAACTACCCTATTCCTTCAGGTAAACCACGTCTTCAACCAAGTTTAAAACCATGTTTAAAAAAACACTATCTATATCTTAAAACAAATATGGCGGGCCAGGAGAGACTCGAACTCCCAACACCCGGTTTTGGAGACCGGTGCTCTACCAATTGAACTACTGGCCCTGCAATTGGAAAGCATTCTACAGAACACTTTCCAAATTTACTACTGCAATATCAGAAGTTTAATTAAACTTCTGATATTAACTCAACCTACAAGAGATTAAGCAAGAACGTTAGCAACTACACCCGCACCAACAGTACGACCACCTTCACGGATCGCGAAACGTAGACCTGGGTCCATCGCGATTGGGTGAATCAGTTCTACTGTCATTTGGATGTTGTCACCTGGCATAACCATTTCTACGCCGTCTGGCAAGCTGATTGCACCAGTTACGTCCGTTGTACGGAAGTAGAACTGTGGACGATAGCCTTTCAGGAACGGTGTATGACGACCACCTTCATCTTTAGACAGAACATAAACTTCTGCTTCAAATTTGGTATGTGGTTTGATTGAACCTGGTTTCGCCAATACTTGACCACGTTGTACGTCTTCACGCTTGGTACCACGGAGCAATACACCACAGTTCTCGCCTGCACGACCTTCGTCGAGCAATTTACGGAACATTTCAACACCAGTACAGGTCGTTTTTACGGTGTCTTTGATACCAACGATTTCAATTTCTTCACCAACTTTGATGATACCTGACTCTACGCGACCGGTTACAACGGTACCGCGACCAGAGATCGAGAATACGTCTTCGATTGGCAACAGGAATGATTTGTCGATTGCGCGTTCTGGTTCTGGGATGTAGCTGTCCAGAGTTTCAACCAGTTTAAGAACTGATGCAACGCCGTAAGGACCTTCACCACCGTTCAACGCTTCGAGTGCTGAACCACGGATGATTGGGGTGTCATCACCTGGGAAGTCGTATTTAGACAACAGGTCACGCACTTCCATTTCAACGAGTTCAAGCAACTCTTCGTCGTCTACCATGTCACACTTGTTCAAGAATACAACGATGTATGGCACACCAACTTGGCGTGACAACAGGATGTGTTCACGAGTTTGTGGCATTGGACCATCAGTTGCTGAACATACAAGAATCGCGCCGTCCATCTGAGCAGCACCAGTGATCATGTTTTTAACATAGTCAGCGTGGCCTGGGCAGTCAACGTGTGCGTAGTGACGGATTGGGCTGTCATATTCTACGTGTGCAGTATTAATGGTAATACCACGTGCTTTTTCTTCTGGTGCTGAGTCGATTTCGCTCAATGCTTTGACGTCACCGCCGTAAGCTTTTGCACAGTTCAAGCTGATAGCAGCAGTCAGAGTGGTTTTACCATGGTCAACGTGACCGATGGTGCCGACGTTAACGTGCGGCTTGTTACGTTCAAACTTGGCCTTTGCCATGAGAGTCTCCCTCGTTCACGTCGGATGTCAACTATCCGGCTTATTTAGAAAATTTGTTGCAAGACTGGCATGATTGCCAACTGCAAGTTACCACCCAACAAACATCAAATCTTCAATCTAACAACACAAATCTTTCACACAAAACAATAAGCAGGCACTAGGCCTGCCCGTTACAACAATATTCAACAAACTCACTACTCATCAGTACAACCAACAAATAATGGAGCTCTTATCCAGATTTGAACTGGAGACCTCTCCCTTACCAAGGGAGTGCTCTACCACTGAGCTATAAGAGCGCAACCGCTAAATGCGACAAAACAGCTATTATGCAGCAGAACACTAAATCTATTAAAACAGCAGATCCAGATCAACAAACCGCAAACAACCTAATCACAAATCTACAAAATATGGAGCGGGAGACGAGGGTCGAACTCGCGACATTCAGCTTGGAAGGCTGACGCTCTACCAACTGAGCTACTCCCGCACAACTGGTAACTTACATCTAAACTATCTACATCAAATATGGTGGTGAGGGAAGGATTCGAACCTTCGAAGCTTTCGCGTCAGAGTTACAGTCTGATCCCTTTGACCGCTCGGGAACCTCACCTACATCAAACCCACATTATCAACATTTGTTTACCCATTTAAAAACTTCAAACAAATCCTGATTAACATCAGTTTATTTCACATCAACATCATCATCAAACATGTCTTAAATATGGTGCCGGCACCAAGAATCGAACTCGGGACCTACTGATTACAAGTCAGTTGCTCTACCAGCTGAGCTATACCGGCTAAAAGTACACATCAATAACTGCATCGAAGCGGCGTGCATTGTAGCAGAGAGTTTTAATCTTACAACCCCGTTTTTTCAAAAAAACTAAAAAACCAGTCCGTTTGCCGATAATTCAACCGCTCTGATCACTGCGCGAGCTTTAATAAGCGTTTCATTCCATTCACTAACTGGAATTGAGTCCGCAACCACCCCTGCGCCAGCCTGCACATGAACTTGTCCATCAGTGATGACCGCTGTACGAATCGCGATGGCGGTATCCATCTCTCCATGCCATCCTAAATAGCCCACCGCCCCACCGAACACGCCACGCTTGACGGGTTCTAATTCGTCAATAATCTCCATTGCACGAATCTTCGGTGCTCCCGATAGGGTTCCCGCCGGAAACGTGGCTTTAAACACGTCTAAAGCATCCAGCTCTGGGCGCACCTTCCCTTCCACATTCGACACGATATGCATCACGTGTGAATACTTCTCGATACTCATCCGCTCGGTGACTTTGACTTGGCCAATTTGACTCACACGCCCCACATCATTACGACCTAAATCAATCAGCATCAAATGTTCAGCGATTTCCTTACCATCCGCCAAAAGATTCGCTTCAAGATCCGCTTCTTCCTCTGGGGTCTTACCGCGCGGTCTCGTCCCAGCAAGCGGACGCACTGTCACGATTCCATTTTCCAAACGCGTCAAGATTTCCGGCGAAGAGCCCACCAACTGAAAGGGTTTTGCCACACTCTTGCTATCAGGCAACGTGACACCATCCACTAAGAACATATAAGGCGACGGATTCAGATGCCGTAGCGCGCGATACACCGATAACGCATCGCCATCAAAGTCACTGGTCATACGCTGACTCGGCACAACCTGCATCACATCGCCAGCTTTAATATATTCCTGTATTCGCGCTACATCATGCTGGAATTTTTCATCGCCTGTATGCGATACAAAAACAGGTGCAGTATGTGGCTTTGCCGTAAGATCTAGTGGTGCAGCCAGTAGCACCTCCAATGCCTCCAATCGCGCAATAGCGTTTTGATAGGCATCAGGCTCACTGCTGTCCGCATGAGTGATCAGTGACAAAGTATCGCGTAGGCTATCAAACACAATCACCGTATCTGAAACCATCAACCAAATATCCGGTAGATTGATCGGATCCTGTGCTGGCACATTCTTCAAGCGCGGTTCTATATAGCGCACAGAATCATAAGCAAAATAACCCACTAGACCACCGGTAAAATTCGGTAATGCTGGGGTTTCGCTCGCCGGTGGTAAATTAAAACTGGCCTGAAACTTGCGGATATAAGCAAAAGGATCCTGACATTCAGTAACCTCAAGTGCTTGATCAGGTTTTTGAATACGCATTTCACCTTGGCGATATTGCAGGGTCGTACCACTACCTAAACCGATAATAGAATAGCGACCCCAACGCTCTCCGCCCTGTACAGACTCAAACAAGTACCGGGCAGTTTGATCGTCGCCATTGGCGCGCAAACGTGCAAAAACTGATACAGGGGTATCTGTATCAGCTAAGCGTTGGTGAAATACGGGAATATGGCGATAACCAGCTGCAACCAGCCGTTGAAACTCGGAAAGGCTCATCATTTTTAATTCAACTCAAATCAGGGGTTTGAAAAAATCAACGCAAGGTAGCGCTATAAGAACTCATTAGGTATGAGCAAATGATTAGCGACGCCAGCGAAATCCGCCTGCTGAAAGAATCATGATGTCCTCTAATACAATACTGTTAGTCAATGGTGCGGTCATTTTTTGAAATCAAAACTAAATCTATAACAATTCTGCCAATGAATCAAGCAGCAAATCAGGCTCACTGGCAGCAATGGGTTCACCATGATTATACCCATAGCTGACCGCAATACTGCGGATCGAAGCAGCGCGCGCAGACTCCACATCATTACGCGAATCACCAATCATGAGTGCATGTTCAGGCTTTAAACCATAATGAGATAACGCATGCAATAAAGGCGCTGGATGAGGTTTGCGATGCTCCAAACTATCACCCCCTAGAACCAAGGAAAAATATTCGAGTAGATTAAGCGCTTTGAGTAGCTTTAACGCAGGTTGATAAGGCTTATTGGTAATACAAGCAACATGGATTTTATGCTGCTGGCACCAGGTCAGAAATTCACGGACACCCGCGTACACCGTACTGTCCACACAAACATCTGCCTGATAATGCTTCATGAAGGAAGCCAGGAGTTCTTCATGACGTTCTGGTGCAATACCGCGATACTCACGAACACATTGAATGAGGCGTCCTGCCCCACGGCCAACCCACAGCCGCACCTGCACATTGGTAACAGGATCAACACCAATATCATAAAGTGCAAAGTTCACAGCACGCAAAATATCAGCGGCAGAATCAACAAGCGTTCCATCCAGATCAAAAAAGATCGCCTGAATATGGTCAAAGCTTGCTACAGATACCCCTTTTTCCACAGTGGATTGTGACATTGAAACTCTCCCTCTTGGATGATCATTTCCATCTCACAGTTCGCAGTTCGCAAATCAGCCCACTTAATCAGGGCTGAGTTTGTGTCGGTGGTGTCTTCTCCGGCAAAGCTGCAGGGGTCACCGGAACAGTACTGGATGGCTTGGTATTCTGTGATTCATTTGGAACGACAGCGGCAGGCTTATCTCGTCCTAAATTATTATTCAACGCTGCTCTAAATGACGGAGTAATGTTGGTCACAGCACTCGCATAAATGTCATTCACGTTTGCGGGTAAACGTGTGAACTGCCCTTTAGGATCCAACTGTAACTGTAAAATCCTAGTCCGCTCATAACGATCTTGACTAATCGCTTCCACATTACTGCCGTCTCTAAGGATGGTCGGCTGTAAGAAAATCAGCAAGTTATTTTTTGTGGTTGAATTGGCCTTAGAACGAAACAAACCGCCAATCAGTGGCAAGCGACCTAATCCAGGCACCATATCCATTTGCTGAGTATTATCATCCTGCATCATGCCGCCGAGTACAATGGTTTGCCCATCATCAGCCAATACCGTTGTTTTCACCGAACGCTTGTTGGTCACCAGATCCGAGGTTGTAGCACCAATGGAACTTGCCGCTGCGATTGAAGAGACTTCCTGCTCGACATCTAAGCGGATCGTGCCACCTTCGCCAATATGCGGCGTGACCTTCAGCGTCGTACCAACATCTTTCCGCTCAATTGAATTAAAAGGGGCGACACCAGCTGTCGTACTCGCCTGCGTTCCGGTAATAAATGGGACGTTTTGCCCTACCACCATTTCGGCTTTCACATTATCCAGCGCCATCACGGAAGGCACCGAAATTAGATTATTACTTGTTGTGGAGTTAAGGGCATTTAACACAGCACCATAAAAACTGGTTTCGCCTTTGCTATTTGTTTTACTGGTTCCCAAACCAATCAAGGCACCTGCCGGATTAATGCCAGTATACGTCTTACTCGCAATCGCCGTTGCTATGTTGGCTAGACTTGTTCCCGTTCCCGCCGTACCAAAGTTCACCAACCCCACACCAGTCGATGCATTACCCAGCGCCCATTGAACACCTAGCTGTTGCGCATTTGTTCCCGACACTTCGACAATAGCGGCTTGAATCAAAACCTGTGCACGACGAACATCAAGTTGCTCAATGGTGCTTGCAATCTCCCGCATCATCGATGGATCTGCTTTCACCACAATAGAATTCAGCTCTTCATTAGCAATGATACTGATACCATTGGCCGAGAACACACTGGATTGTGCGGTACTATTCGACCCTGAACTACTTGTTCCTGTTGAACCGGTTGTCGATCCACTCGCACTGGTACCACTCCCCAGACTACTCGTCGAACTACCAGAATAGTTTGAGCCAGAAGAGCCTGAGCTACTGCGACTTCCATTACTGCTTCCGGTCACAATCCCCTGCAGGATATCCGCCATGGATTTCGCACTGGCATTCTTCAAACGGAAGACACGCAGACCGCCTAAGCGATCACTGGCAACATCCAATTGAGCAACCATATTCTTGATGCGATTACGTGCCTTCTCATTACCTTTAACCAACAAGCGATTATTTTTACTGTCGGCAATTAAACGTAAACGTGACCCCCGAGGATCTTTGGAAGGGGATGTTGAAGTCAAGGCTTCAATCTGACCAACAATATCATCCACACTGGTTTCTTTGAGTTGAATGATATCCATCTGATCATCCGCGCCACCATCCAGACTTCTCACCAACTCCGCCAACTGATCAATACTTTGTGCTCGATCAGACACGATTAGCGCATTAGTTCCCGGCACTGCAGCCAGATGAGCAAACTGTGACAGCAATGGGCGTAAAGCAGGAACGAGATCATTGGGATTGGTGTTATCCAGCCAAATCACTCGCGTCACGACACCATCGCCACGTGCTCTATTTCTAAAGTCGAAAGGGACACCCGATTGCTTTGCATTGACATCAGGAACCAGTTTAATGGTGTTCCCTGAAGGAATAGCTACGACACCATTAACGTTCAACACCCCTTCAAAGAGCTCATAAACCTGCTGTTTATTGAGTTCTTTATTGGAAATCACCGTTACATTGCCTTTGACACGAGGATCAACCGCAAAGTTCTTGCCGGTAATATCTGCAACCTCAGACACAAACGCATTGATATCGGCATTGAGTAAATTAATCTTCCAAGTCTGACCGAAAGCGGGAAAAGCCAGTGATGTCAGCAATGGAACCGCAAGCCAAAACAGCGGGCGATGAGTAAGGTGTTGCTTTGGCTTCATATCGTGTGAATCCATGACTGTAGGGATGGTTGGCTTGTTCATATTACTTATCTAAAACTCTAAAATTCTGTAGATTTAAAACGATTTCACTCATTTCGCTCGTAAAACAAAATCAATCATTAAAAACTTTGTTGAATCGTTAATGTCTGATCACCACGCTGAATTTGCACTTGCGCCGAATGGCTCTGCTGAACTTGCTGCACCAACTGCGCATCAGTCGCAGGATTACCAACAGGTTGTCCATTAACCGAGATAATTTTATCCCCAGTACGCAAACCCAATTGCGAGCGGATATTTGGAGGCACATTATTGGTCACCTCATACCCTTTCCCTGCACCCGCGGCAA comes from the Aquirhabdus parva genome and includes:
- the secE gene encoding preprotein translocase subunit SecE, which encodes MNTDPQNQSTTDKSNVGKSINSSINNLGGALSPADVVKSRSAIDPIFWLLAIVLLIGATIVPQYLPAYWAPAASVWVRVGVIVGMVVVALVLLYTTSQGKGFVTLLKDSRVELGRISWPTKNDTLHTTWIVLVVVVVMAIILWLLDMFFGWAIKLIIG
- the gspD gene encoding type II secretion system secretin GspD; translation: MNKPTIPTVMDSHDMKPKQHLTHRPLFWLAVPLLTSLAFPAFGQTWKINLLNADINAFVSEVADITGKNFAVDPRVKGNVTVISNKELNKQQVYELFEGVLNVNGVVAIPSGNTIKLVPDVNAKQSGVPFDFRNRARGDGVVTRVIWLDNTNPNDLVPALRPLLSQFAHLAAVPGTNALIVSDRAQSIDQLAELVRSLDGGADDQMDIIQLKETSVDDIVGQIEALTSTSPSKDPRGSRLRLIADSKNNRLLVKGNEKARNRIKNMVAQLDVASDRLGGLRVFRLKNASAKSMADILQGIVTGSSNGSRSSSGSSGSNYSGSSTSSLGSGTSASGSTTGSTGTSSSGSNSTAQSSVFSANGISIIANEELNSIVVKADPSMMREIASTIEQLDVRRAQVLIQAAIVEVSGTNAQQLGVQWALGNASTGVGLVNFGTAGTGTSLANIATAIASKTYTGINPAGALIGLGTSKTNSKGETSFYGAVLNALNSTTSNNLISVPSVMALDNVKAEMVVGQNVPFITGTQASTTAGVAPFNSIERKDVGTTLKVTPHIGEGGTIRLDVEQEVSSIAAASSIGATTSDLVTNKRSVKTTVLADDGQTIVLGGMMQDDNTQQMDMVPGLGRLPLIGGLFRSKANSTTKNNLLIFLQPTILRDGSNVEAISQDRYERTRILQLQLDPKGQFTRLPANVNDIYASAVTNITPSFRAALNNNLGRDKPAAVVPNESQNTKPSSTVPVTPAALPEKTPPTQTQP
- the trpE gene encoding anthranilate synthase component I, yielding MMSLSEFQRLVAAGYRHIPVFHQRLADTDTPVSVFARLRANGDDQTARYLFESVQGGERWGRYSIIGLGSGTTLQYRQGEMRIQKPDQALEVTECQDPFAYIRKFQASFNLPPASETPALPNFTGGLVGYFAYDSVRYIEPRLKNVPAQDPINLPDIWLMVSDTVIVFDSLRDTLSLITHADSSEPDAYQNAIARLEALEVLLAAPLDLTAKPHTAPVFVSHTGDEKFQHDVARIQEYIKAGDVMQVVPSQRMTSDFDGDALSVYRALRHLNPSPYMFLVDGVTLPDSKSVAKPFQLVGSSPEILTRLENGIVTVRPLAGTRPRGKTPEEEADLEANLLADGKEIAEHLMLIDLGRNDVGRVSQIGQVKVTERMSIEKYSHVMHIVSNVEGKVRPELDALDVFKATFPAGTLSGAPKIRAMEIIDELEPVKRGVFGGAVGYLGWHGEMDTAIAIRTAVITDGQVHVQAGAGVVADSIPVSEWNETLIKARAVIRAVELSANGLVF
- the tuf gene encoding elongation factor Tu, which produces MAKAKFERNKPHVNVGTIGHVDHGKTTLTAAISLNCAKAYGGDVKALSEIDSAPEEKARGITINTAHVEYDSPIRHYAHVDCPGHADYVKNMITGAAQMDGAILVCSATDGPMPQTREHILLSRQVGVPYIVVFLNKCDMVDDEELLELVEMEVRDLLSKYDFPGDDTPIIRGSALEALNGGEGPYGVASVLKLVETLDSYIPEPERAIDKSFLLPIEDVFSISGRGTVVTGRVESGIIKVGEEIEIVGIKDTVKTTCTGVEMFRKLLDEGRAGENCGVLLRGTKREDVQRGQVLAKPGSIKPHTKFEAEVYVLSKDEGGRHTPFLKGYRPQFYFRTTDVTGAISLPDGVEMVMPGDNIQMTVELIHPIAMDPGLRFAIREGGRTVGAGVVANVLA
- a CDS encoding phosphoglycolate phosphatase, encoding MSQSTVEKGVSVASFDHIQAIFFDLDGTLVDSAADILRAVNFALYDIGVDPVTNVQVRLWVGRGAGRLIQCVREYRGIAPERHEELLASFMKHYQADVCVDSTVYAGVREFLTWCQQHKIHVACITNKPYQPALKLLKALNLLEYFSLVLGGDSLEHRKPHPAPLLHALSHYGLKPEHALMIGDSRNDVESARAASIRSIAVSYGYNHGEPIAASEPDLLLDSLAELL